The sequence GAATAGACCCGGCCGCCGATGCGCGCGCCGGTCTCGGCGGCGATGCGGTCCAGCATGCGGGGATCGGCGATGCTCTCGACGAAGACGGCGCGGACGTTCTCCGCCTTCATCTGACGGATCAGCCGGGCGACGGCGCCGGCCGACGGCTCCGTCTCGGTCGATATGCCGACCGGCGCCAGGAAGGTCACGCCATAGGCCCGGGCGTAGTAGCCGAAGGCGTCGTGCGCCGTGACGATGATCCGACGGTCGCGCGGGACGGGAGCCAGCGTCGCCTCGATCTCCGCCTCCAGCGCGTCCAGCTCCGCCCGGTACGAGGCTAGGCCGGACCGGAAAGCCTCGGCCTGCGGGGGAGCGGCGGCGGCCAGGCCGTCGGCGATGTTGCCGGCGTAGACCTTCGCGTTGGCGACCGACTGCCAGGCATGGGGATCGGCCCCGTGGCCATGGTCATGCGAATGCCCATGGCCTTCCTCTTCGGCGCCGGGAAGCGGGTCGATGCCCGCCGTGGCGACGACCACCGGTCCCTTGTAGCCGGACGCCTGCACCAGCCGGTCCATCCAGCCCTCGAAGCCGAGCCCGTTGACGATCACCAGATCGGCACCGGCCAGCGCCCGGGCGTCCGCCGGGGTGGGCTCGTAGACATGGGCGTCGCCGTCGGGGCCGACCAGCGTCGTGACCGCCACGCCGTCGCCGCCGATCCGGCCGGCCATATCGCCCAGGATGGTGAAGCTCGCCACCACCTTCAGCGGGTCGGCCAGGGCGGGCTGGGCCATCAGGGCCGCCGCCGTCGCCAGGACGGCCATGAGCATGCGTTTCATGCCGGTTTTCCTTGTTTCTCGTTGATCGACATCTTGTC is a genomic window of Skermanella mucosa containing:
- a CDS encoding metal ABC transporter substrate-binding protein, which produces MKRMLMAVLATAAALMAQPALADPLKVVASFTILGDMAGRIGGDGVAVTTLVGPDGDAHVYEPTPADARALAGADLVIVNGLGFEGWMDRLVQASGYKGPVVVATAGIDPLPGAEEEGHGHSHDHGHGADPHAWQSVANAKVYAGNIADGLAAAAPPQAEAFRSGLASYRAELDALEAEIEATLAPVPRDRRIIVTAHDAFGYYARAYGVTFLAPVGISTETEPSAGAVARLIRQMKAENVRAVFVESIADPRMLDRIAAETGARIGGRVYSDALSGPDGPAPDYAAMMRHNTRAFASALGAGS